The Paroedura picta isolate Pp20150507F chromosome 6, Ppicta_v3.0, whole genome shotgun sequence genome segment ACTAACTAGTCAGTTcttggttgttttggaggggctCGCACTAGACACGCTGCTTTGAATCTTCCTTTTCGTCGACGTATGGAGGCTTTTGGCTTTCCGGTCGGGGACAAAGGAAGAGGACCAAGGAGACTGCAACTGGTTATGGAGGTTCTGCAGCTCCGGGGCCACCTTAAAGAGAGAGGACCCCAGCTTTTGTTCTTCAAAGGAACTCCCAGAGTTGTTGAACAAAAAGCTGGGGGAAAGCTCTCTTTGAAATAAAAAACTCTGCGGTTTGATCTCGCTCGTTTCTGAAGTCCGCCCACCAAAAAGTGGGAAAGGCTCCATAATGTCCaaggcagagggggaaaggatGGAAAAAGTCGCAGATTTCCACTCGCTTCCCTCCGCTGAGTGATCGTCTGCCAGGGGGCATTTCAGAGAGTTCTGCTCATTCCTCTCCTTCAtggttttctctttctccttcaaaAGATCCGGACACTGAGTAGCTTtgcaggagttctccaggtcGGAAGACGCCTTGGAGACATAGTACGGGCTCTTGCTATTGTCCGATTCCGACATCATGGAGTCCAGCTCAGAGATTTTGTCCAGGTACGCGGCGTCCATGGACGCCTCGCTGGACGTCCTGGTGCGGTTCATTTCCGAGGAGCGGACGGCATGAAGCTTTTTCGGCATGTTCGTGTGGTGTGCTTTTTCGCTGGATTTTGCCGACGATTCGCCAGAATCGCTGGCGGCCGTGGAGGGCTCTGAGCTTTCAAAGTCCAAGTTCTCGTCGTAGTGCGTCGGGCACCTGTTCCAAAACAATGGCTTGTCGGAGGCGAAACAAGCCCCTTTGTTGTCGCTGCTCTCGCAACTGCTAGCGCTGTGCTCGGGAGAGTCTTTGTGCCCATCGTCGGAGGCCTCCCCCAAATCCTCAAAGTCCAGTTTCCTGAGAAAAGTGGGCGGCTTCCTCGGACTCTCTTCTTTGGCGGGCGGGTCGTCCTTGCTGCTGGGCGTGTTCAACTGGAGGCAGCTGAGAGAGAGCGGCGTGCACGGATCAGGAAGTTCGTACAGCTCGTCCTTATAGGGCACGCAGTCCTCGATTTTGTCCCACGTCTGCTCGGAACAAGTCTCCATGTCGGCAGCAGCTATATCCAAGAGGCCCTCCTGGGAGCCAGAGAAAACATCCCTTCCCGCCGAGCACTGAGCCACGGACTCATCGGAACCACCCCGGCTGGCCGAATGCAAGCAGACGTCATTGCTGCTCCCCAATAGGCCGCTGCTGGGTTGATCGTCATCCGGGCAGTGAGTGGCGCACAGGCAGTTCTGATCCGAGCACTGCTCTGGGCTTTTCCGCAGGGCGTTCTCACCGGCCGTGCTTCCgctttctttctcctccatggGAACAGCAGCCTCGCCTTTGGGGGCTTCTTCTTTCATGGGTTCATACTCCCCCTTCCCGTGCGACACCTGCGACTCCAGCTCTTCTATGTATTTGTCGCTCCGTTCCAGGGCCTTCTTCAGGCGGTTGGTTTCACGCTCACATTGGTCGAGCTTGGACTGAAGGGCTGCGACCGTGAAACGTCCAAACCTGCAGGAAACCCATATAGAAAAAGGTCAGGCAcgaggtttttctttttcttaaaatctCAGTCTAGCCAAACATTTCTGGCAAAGGTAATGAGAAAACTGACAAATTTACAATATGGGCTATTGGGAAAGCTCGAAAGATGGGGATTACGGTATTAGGTATCGATACCcagcttgagcctcttgtggcgcagagtggtaaggcagcagacatgcagtctggaagctttgcccatgaggctgggagttcgatcccagcagctggctcaaggttgactcagccttccatccttccgaggtcggtaaaatgagtagccagcttgctgctggggggtaaacggtaatgactggggaaggcactggcaaaccaccccatattgtctgccatgaaagcgctagagggtGTCCCAAACAGCTTATAACCTTGTTCTCATGCCCTACATTTTATGCTGTGAAGCAGTTTGAGACTGAATGACTGGCCCTagatcacccaggaagcttcaagGGCACAGAGGGGAGTACCATGACTCTCCCAGATGGTTGTCCAACACTCTTTAACTACTGCCCCATGCAGGGCAGGgggttttgactctcaaaagctcaacccccctctccccagcccccaaatatTGCTCTTCTCCAACATACTGGACTCGATTCTAGCACTTCTCCTGAAGACCTACATGGTTAACTCCTGGAACGATTGTTAGGGAAGCTGTACCTAACAAAAGGGGTACAAGCCAACCGTTTTTACACAAAACTAAAACaaataagccaggctttctcaacaggggtgtcatgaaaccctggggtttccttgatggccctggaagggtttccccaattggGTGGGtgttaaatcatttttaaagaaaactgattgggtgatatgatagttgatctgccccccccccccatgccaatgatgggcctggaagggatggaaaggggaagggtcccagtcataaaaatccttcctGGCCAAGGTTCACCACAGGAGGTAGTGACAAGAGTCCAGAGAGGTTAAGTACTCTCATTATAGCTTAACTGCACTgaggggtgggcagaggcctaCCCCAGTCCTGTTCCCAGCCCAGTTAAGTAGgcccctgctgggggtggaggggatgaAGGAgcgtgatgtcacatccggtaGGAGTATCCGGGTGATGTCACTTgcggtgacatgtgacttctggaggcgtggcagggaggtgtggcctgctggcatcgcttccggggtttctcacggcctgaagaatgtttcagccatttctcgacagtaaaaaggctgagaaaggctgcaataagCCAAGGAACAAACAAGGGTAATCTAGGAGCAGCCAGAAGGAGGGAAACCGGGAAAGAAGTGAAAAATGTGGCTGGGTCCAACCCCAGGTGTGAGAGCTACGCATCACGGTGTAAATACAAATGCATCACTGGGAGTCTTTTTTCTGAGTCCCTCCTCTTGGCTGAAGGATAAATTTCTCAAGCTCTCCAGGGCCTTATGTCAAACCCACCAAACATGTTTGCTCTGCTCACAATGGGAGGCTCCGGCCCCTCCTTTCGAGAGGAACATCACACGATGAGATAGCGTAAAGTCTGGCCATTATACTCTCGTTAGAATAAAAATCCCACATCTATTGTAAAGACGGCCgagatgacttaaaaaaaaaaaaaaaaaaggctatggCTGAAAATTAAACCATTAGCAGCTCGAAGGCCATAACAAGTAGAAGATTACCCTTCCAGGGGCCGGACCGATCCGTCCCGACTCAAATATGCATGAGGAATTATCCCCTAAAACAATGGCAGAGATTTATGATAACATTTGAACAGCAGTCCACATCTTGAAATATTTACATTCAATCATTTTCTTACAGCACGGCAGCGTTTTACTATATACATTTCATCCACAATGTCACCTTGTCAAATATAAA includes the following:
- the OBI1 gene encoding ORC ubiquitin ligase 1 — encoded protein: MAQNVQNVTLSLTLPITCHICLGKVRHPVICANHHVFCSICIEVWLKNNSQCPACRIPITPENPCKEVLGGTSESNPVFTPVVRKQLRKTRLELLHKEYEDEIESLQKELEELTVKNLSLESQLKYILHPAPADMSDKNPESPLASDDGSKAVSETLAALTQKLQAANEMYEKAKDDMEKLAEVNKKLRFENSGLVRENLRLKAEVGSRSPQKFGRFTVAALQSKLDQCERETNRLKKALERSDKYIEELESQVSHGKGEYEPMKEEAPKGEAAVPMEEKESGSTAGENALRKSPEQCSDQNCLCATHCPDDDQPSSGLLGSSNDVCLHSASRGGSDESVAQCSAGRDVFSGSQEGLLDIAAADMETCSEQTWDKIEDCVPYKDELYELPDPCTPLSLSCLQLNTPSSKDDPPAKEESPRKPPTFLRKLDFEDLGEASDDGHKDSPEHSASSCESSDNKGACFASDKPLFWNRCPTHYDENLDFESSEPSTAASDSGESSAKSSEKAHHTNMPKKLHAVRSSEMNRTRTSSEASMDAAYLDKISELDSMMSESDNSKSPYYVSKASSDLENSCKATQCPDLLKEKEKTMKERNEQNSLKCPLADDHSAEGSEWKSATFSILSPSALDIMEPFPLFGGRTSETSEIKPQSFLFQRELSPSFLFNNSGSSFEEQKLGSSLFKVAPELQNLHNQLQSPWSSSFVPDRKAKSLHTSTKRKIQSSVSSASPSKTTKN